The following are from one region of the Abiotrophia defectiva ATCC 49176 genome:
- a CDS encoding phage tail sheath subtilisin-like domain-containing protein — translation MTWTTQNKRLPGAYVNFKARKEQKALVSGEGIPALMLQGQTLAAPGFHTVAQGTDLAKLFGTTAKIGLVAEALAVASKVLVYVPASTGGTKATGTEGGLTVTAVKEGAEGNKLVVKIINNGPNVTVTTVLDNAQVDSQDVQANQLPAANDYVTFSGTLPSGGGSQEQIQLSGGADGSIDNSVDKFVAELSKQDFRVVAYGTDVADDKKKLVAAVKEWRNEGRAIVAVINNYAEANNEGVISVDNGVTLADGTKLTAKEAIYRVAALSATAGSKSLTHAEYVGAIDCDAKTPQEIAQAIEKGNIVFRVFRGRVLIAQDVNTLVTPADGQNDDFKKNKLVRTMDIIGEAIQAVFVENFVGQVVNDIDGRELFKQHLIVRVLDPLVAQSALTYSADDIKVTEGSQKEAILVTLGVKLADAMEKLYVTVEVK, via the coding sequence ATGACGTGGACAACACAAAATAAGCGTCTGCCTGGCGCATACGTCAATTTTAAGGCTCGCAAGGAGCAAAAGGCCCTTGTATCGGGCGAGGGTATCCCGGCCTTAATGCTGCAAGGTCAAACTTTAGCAGCGCCTGGCTTCCACACAGTGGCACAAGGCACAGACCTAGCTAAGTTATTCGGTACGACTGCTAAGATTGGCTTGGTAGCCGAGGCATTGGCAGTGGCTAGCAAAGTCTTAGTATATGTACCTGCTAGCACAGGCGGTACAAAAGCGACCGGCACAGAGGGCGGCTTAACCGTAACTGCGGTCAAAGAGGGGGCAGAGGGCAACAAGTTGGTTGTCAAAATTATCAACAATGGTCCAAACGTGACCGTGACAACAGTCCTGGACAATGCTCAAGTTGATAGCCAAGACGTGCAAGCTAACCAGTTGCCAGCAGCTAACGACTACGTGACTTTCTCCGGTACGCTTCCTAGCGGTGGTGGCTCACAAGAGCAAATTCAACTGTCCGGCGGTGCTGACGGCTCTATCGACAACTCTGTTGATAAGTTTGTCGCCGAGCTATCCAAGCAAGACTTCCGAGTTGTGGCCTACGGAACTGACGTGGCCGACGACAAGAAGAAACTTGTAGCGGCAGTCAAAGAATGGCGTAACGAGGGTCGCGCGATCGTGGCGGTAATTAACAACTATGCGGAAGCAAACAATGAGGGTGTTATCTCTGTTGATAATGGCGTAACCTTGGCCGACGGTACTAAGCTAACCGCCAAGGAGGCTATCTATCGAGTGGCTGCTTTATCTGCCACTGCCGGTTCTAAGAGCCTCACACACGCGGAGTATGTAGGGGCTATCGACTGCGACGCTAAGACACCGCAAGAAATTGCTCAAGCTATCGAAAAGGGCAACATTGTATTCCGAGTGTTCCGCGGTCGCGTATTGATTGCTCAAGACGTCAACACGCTTGTAACGCCTGCGGACGGTCAAAACGACGACTTCAAAAAGAACAAACTAGTTCGGACCATGGACATTATCGGCGAGGCCATCCAAGCAGTATTCGTCGAAAACTTCGTCGGTCAAGTAGTCAATGACATTGACGGACGCGAGTTATTCAAGCAGCACCTGATCGTGCGAGTACTTGACCCGCTCGTGGCACAAAGTGCATTGACATATAGCGCGGACGACATCAAGGTAACCGAGGGGAGCCAAAAAGAGGCTATCCTGGTAACTCTTGGCGTCAAATTAGCCGATGCTATGGAAAAACTCTATGTCACAGTAGAAGTAAAATAG
- a CDS encoding phage tail terminator family protein has protein sequence MDNVKRLLIAQLRERFSETEVYDEPVQQGLSLPCFIINAKKATHKRLVGDQMLTHLFLFLTYYPRQSEDKRAEMEGVMAEFYSGAWKYLQGKHHIHNLDMEHNDEVLTISFTIDVHHSMAKPDGAKMDALAGTVAVKAEGDSPQIKNLERKLKVK, from the coding sequence TTGGATAATGTAAAGAGACTCTTAATCGCTCAACTGCGCGAGCGATTTTCAGAAACGGAGGTATACGATGAGCCAGTACAACAAGGCTTGTCGTTACCTTGTTTTATTATCAATGCAAAAAAAGCCACTCACAAGCGCCTGGTGGGCGACCAAATGCTAACCCATCTATTCCTATTCCTTACCTACTATCCGCGTCAGAGCGAGGATAAGAGAGCGGAAATGGAAGGCGTTATGGCAGAGTTCTATTCTGGAGCGTGGAAGTATCTCCAAGGCAAGCACCATATCCACAACCTGGACATGGAGCACAACGACGAGGTGCTAACCATTAGCTTTACCATTGACGTTCATCACTCCATGGCTAAACCAGACGGAGCGAAAATGGACGCCTTGGCCGGTACGGTGGCAGTTAAAGCAGAGGGTGACAGCCCTCAAATCAAGAACCTGGAGCGAAAACTCAAGGTCAAATAA
- a CDS encoding HK97 gp10 family phage protein: MPDGYDYSEIIEFNNRVDRAQEIVDELIRETIKEIALDFLTVVKGKTPEKTGLLKDRWKFGEIQRKGDDYVIEVFDSVDYASFVEDGHRTRKGQGKKSSRINSKFWVEGRFMMKLTEDDIREKMPRYLQKMEKKLAEELFKNLG; this comes from the coding sequence GTGCCAGATGGGTATGATTATTCAGAAATCATAGAATTCAACAATCGAGTAGATAGAGCGCAAGAAATTGTGGACGAACTTATCCGAGAAACTATAAAGGAGATTGCGTTAGATTTTCTCACAGTAGTAAAGGGAAAGACGCCTGAAAAAACTGGGTTGCTCAAAGATCGTTGGAAATTTGGTGAAATACAAAGAAAAGGCGACGATTACGTGATTGAGGTATTCGATAGCGTAGATTATGCCAGCTTTGTTGAAGATGGACACCGAACCCGGAAAGGGCAAGGCAAAAAGAGTTCTCGTATTAACTCAAAATTTTGGGTCGAGGGACGCTTTATGATGAAGCTGACCGAGGACGACATAAGGGAGAAGATGCCGAGATATCTTCAAAAAATGGAAAAAAAACTAGCAGAGGAGTTGTTTAAGAACCTTGGATAA
- a CDS encoding capsid protein has protein sequence MAINYATDYQQALQARYAQNGLLYTQKLWNSPSNSLLKWVGHKTVKVPKLTITEGRQDRARRTITNVTANYENEWETYELTNERYWSTLVDPSDIDETNYVLSIANITRTFNDQEKIPEMDKFMISKLFSRKSALDTQKNQIKEVELTEDNFLATFDALMEQMDEAGVPAEGRVLYVTPAVKRIIKNIKQFGRTVNIHGQGQVIDRSIGRLDDVTIEPAVPSDRMKTAFNFTKGAKAESTAKQIQMFLIHIPCMAAPQKYSFVGLDQPNAANSGNFLYYEQSHDDVLLFNVKHEGLAFVTKP, from the coding sequence ATGGCAATTAACTACGCAACAGACTATCAACAAGCCCTACAAGCACGATACGCGCAAAACGGCTTGTTATATACTCAAAAACTTTGGAATTCCCCAAGCAACTCTCTTTTGAAATGGGTTGGCCACAAGACAGTCAAAGTACCTAAATTGACTATCACTGAAGGCCGTCAAGACCGTGCTCGTCGTACCATCACAAACGTAACTGCGAACTACGAGAACGAATGGGAAACTTACGAACTCACCAACGAACGTTACTGGAGTACATTAGTTGACCCATCCGACATCGACGAAACAAACTACGTATTGTCTATCGCGAACATCACTCGCACCTTCAACGACCAAGAGAAGATTCCAGAAATGGACAAATTCATGATTTCTAAACTCTTCAGTCGCAAGTCTGCTTTGGATACTCAGAAGAACCAAATCAAGGAAGTTGAATTGACCGAAGACAACTTCTTGGCAACATTCGACGCTCTTATGGAACAAATGGACGAAGCTGGTGTGCCTGCAGAAGGTCGTGTATTGTATGTGACCCCTGCGGTAAAACGTATCATCAAGAACATCAAGCAATTCGGTCGTACCGTAAACATTCATGGCCAAGGTCAAGTAATTGACCGTAGCATCGGTCGTTTAGACGACGTAACAATTGAGCCTGCTGTTCCTTCTGACCGCATGAAGACAGCCTTCAATTTTACCAAGGGCGCTAAAGCTGAGTCTACTGCTAAGCAAATCCAAATGTTCTTGATTCACATCCCATGTATGGCTGCACCACAAAAGTATAGCTTCGTTGGGTTAGATCAACCGAATGCAGCAAACAGCGGCAACTTCTTGTACTACGAACAATCACACGACGACGTGTTACTCTTCAATGTTAAGCACGAAGGGTTAGCATTCGTAACTAAGCCTTAG
- a CDS encoding phage scaffolding protein, with the protein MKREELRALGLTEEQIEKVMAEHGKSLTEVNAKLSAAEESKKALETQLAARDKDIKELKKGSEDNAELTKKYEELESKYKQEKADYEQQIKDTNLNHAVDLALAGKVHDTNIVRGLLDRTKLTIDDKGTLGGLEEQLKGLQESKSFLFVSEPSPATKQEPSFSGATPSGTGGTTPSSGQAFIDAFTADLPTTK; encoded by the coding sequence ATGAAGCGTGAAGAATTACGCGCTCTAGGCTTGACCGAAGAGCAGATTGAGAAAGTAATGGCCGAGCATGGCAAATCACTAACCGAGGTAAATGCTAAACTGTCCGCTGCAGAGGAGAGCAAGAAAGCATTAGAGACCCAGTTGGCGGCCCGCGACAAGGACATTAAAGAGCTCAAGAAAGGCTCGGAAGACAATGCCGAATTAACTAAGAAGTACGAGGAATTAGAGTCCAAGTACAAACAAGAGAAAGCTGACTATGAGCAGCAAATCAAGGACACAAACCTAAATCATGCAGTAGACCTGGCCCTTGCTGGCAAGGTGCATGACACCAACATTGTCCGTGGCTTGTTAGACCGTACAAAGCTGACTATCGATGACAAAGGCACACTTGGTGGCTTAGAAGAGCAGCTAAAGGGCCTGCAAGAATCTAAATCGTTCTTGTTCGTATCAGAGCCAAGTCCGGCTACCAAACAAGAACCGTCGTTCAGTGGAGCCACTCCGTCAGGCACAGGTGGAACAACTCCTTCAAGCGGGCAAGCGTTCATTGACGCATTCACCGCGGACCTGCCTACCACTAAATAA
- a CDS encoding minor capsid protein, which produces MVSHNYWLKRASLQDSLMRATEDETIKRINDQLAILEDDLVKEIHTFYSRYAQDNRMTQADAMKYLTDDELKEFQNVNLARFREMALDPKTDPALLDALSYRHRISRKQAMIHEIQRKTREVYSSSGAISATVGKGLASGYIKTSAQVGKDMAQAGILSIKPAIKLNDDLILRRMSSKWSGKEFSSRVWTQGQEHFNSIRETLDKAFTGGWSLDKTVLELRKRTGVARHNAERLVRTEMTAYNTMANYDMYKALGAKTYKIEAILDSKTSAICRHQNNKVYLMDDFAPGTTAPPFHVHCRSKIIPTTPEEETKFLESHGYGSPDDSSSDADQDGQSASGRKPSLDEVVQMYADRARELSEKYGLQTVEQVQAIRNSPSEPDKHQADSLSKEKLAEIAKVERAITKDMKRMAKESDGYLAGLEFRLKSQESLARKIISDSISEGISLRRAADKINDILRYTTIFDDESFVENYETMNKLLNSGEYGIIKVKNTWPLPVPYKGVNTTLEKDGVSFEMQYHTKESFDLKNGELHKLYEKSRRDGISEEEKLKIDKEMFELSKKLKPPKGIDRIKSK; this is translated from the coding sequence ATGGTTAGCCATAATTACTGGCTGAAACGAGCGTCACTCCAAGACTCTCTTATGCGAGCAACCGAAGACGAAACGATTAAGCGAATCAATGATCAGCTGGCCATCCTTGAAGATGACCTGGTCAAAGAGATTCACACTTTCTATTCACGGTATGCTCAAGATAACCGGATGACTCAAGCAGATGCGATGAAGTATCTGACAGATGACGAACTGAAAGAATTTCAGAACGTCAACCTGGCACGGTTCAGAGAAATGGCCTTAGATCCAAAGACTGACCCTGCGTTATTAGACGCCTTATCTTATCGTCACCGCATCTCTCGCAAGCAAGCGATGATTCACGAGATACAGCGCAAGACGAGGGAAGTTTATTCTAGCTCTGGGGCAATCTCAGCAACGGTTGGAAAAGGGCTCGCTAGTGGCTATATCAAGACCTCTGCTCAGGTGGGTAAGGATATGGCGCAAGCTGGCATATTATCTATCAAACCTGCTATCAAACTTAATGATGACCTGATTCTTCGTCGGATGTCGTCTAAATGGTCAGGGAAAGAGTTTTCTAGCCGGGTATGGACCCAAGGGCAAGAACACTTTAATTCAATTCGAGAAACATTGGATAAGGCGTTCACTGGTGGCTGGAGTCTCGATAAGACGGTCCTGGAACTTCGCAAACGGACAGGTGTAGCAAGACATAATGCTGAGCGCCTGGTGCGAACTGAAATGACTGCTTACAACACCATGGCGAACTATGACATGTATAAGGCGCTAGGAGCCAAGACATACAAGATTGAAGCTATCCTGGACTCCAAGACGTCAGCTATTTGCCGACATCAAAACAACAAAGTCTATCTCATGGATGATTTTGCACCAGGCACCACCGCACCGCCTTTCCATGTGCACTGCCGGAGCAAGATTATACCGACAACTCCTGAGGAAGAGACAAAATTCTTGGAATCTCACGGCTATGGTTCGCCTGATGATTCTAGCAGCGATGCAGACCAGGATGGTCAATCTGCCTCTGGTCGCAAGCCGTCTCTTGACGAGGTCGTGCAAATGTATGCAGACCGGGCTAGAGAGTTAAGCGAGAAGTATGGTCTACAAACCGTGGAACAGGTGCAGGCTATACGTAATTCGCCATCCGAACCCGACAAACACCAAGCGGATTCCTTGAGTAAAGAAAAATTGGCTGAGATAGCTAAGGTTGAGAGGGCCATAACTAAAGATATGAAAAGGATGGCCAAGGAGTCTGATGGTTATCTGGCCGGGCTCGAATTTCGTCTGAAGTCGCAGGAATCACTGGCTCGTAAAATTATTTCTGATTCAATAAGCGAAGGAATAAGTTTGAGAAGAGCTGCTGATAAAATAAATGATATCCTAAGGTATACCACTATTTTTGATGATGAATCGTTTGTAGAAAACTATGAAACGATGAATAAGCTTTTAAATTCTGGAGAATATGGTATAATCAAAGTGAAAAATACTTGGCCTCTGCCAGTCCCTTATAAGGGGGTCAATACGACCCTGGAAAAGGATGGAGTTTCGTTTGAGATGCAATACCATACCAAGGAAAGTTTCGACCTGAAGAACGGTGAATTGCATAAGCTTTATGAAAAATCTCGAAGAGATGGAATCAGCGAGGAAGAGAAGCTGAAGATTGATAAGGAAATGTTTGAACTTAGCAAAAAACTCAAACCGCCTAAGGGCATAGATAGAATCAAATCGAAATAA
- a CDS encoding phage portal protein: MAKWFDWLKERMLIALDVDEKSILEIEVNRHLGSERYRLLHKANEYYRNHTDIERKMQDVSWKSNSRLRLGLFRKLVDQKVGYLLSKAPSVMYGNDSEEELKVKEFIDEFFDEHFLRNLKSVGRDAVIKGVSYGLVYYDEEGSLRMTKIPGEQVIPFYADERREVVDAFLRIYNQEVYTLLGKKQEIHVEYWDTEGITYYKWESGHLQPNKAYDGIQPHFRYMDETGQVHNYNWERVPLIVFKYNENEQSFLDQVKSIIDNLELQASVNADLLADIPKFIYVLRGYSGEPLKEFLSNLNIYKTIKVLDKGGVDKLQADINTEAVESEIARSRKMLYEAGRAIDTQDENLGNASGQALKWRFTDLDLDANDFENGLQSAIIHLMWFVVNHIKNRTGLVVDMKLFHYTFNRDVITNESEAIQDAQNSVGILDARTIREQHPWYTPEVEARLEEENKQNAEKQDDYNFNSHGHDHPPEEDEKSKEKE, translated from the coding sequence ATGGCGAAATGGTTTGACTGGCTCAAGGAGCGAATGTTAATTGCACTTGATGTGGATGAGAAATCCATCTTAGAAATAGAGGTCAATCGTCACCTTGGTAGCGAACGGTATAGATTGCTGCACAAAGCGAATGAATACTATCGCAATCACACCGACATCGAGCGGAAGATGCAGGATGTGTCTTGGAAATCGAACAGTAGACTGCGCCTGGGGCTTTTTAGAAAACTGGTGGACCAAAAGGTTGGCTACTTGCTTTCGAAAGCACCTAGCGTAATGTACGGCAACGATTCGGAAGAAGAATTGAAGGTCAAAGAGTTTATTGACGAGTTCTTCGATGAGCACTTCCTTCGTAACCTAAAATCAGTGGGACGCGATGCTGTTATTAAAGGTGTATCTTACGGCCTGGTCTATTATGACGAGGAAGGCTCACTTCGTATGACTAAGATTCCTGGTGAACAGGTGATTCCTTTCTACGCTGATGAAAGGCGAGAGGTAGTGGACGCTTTCTTGCGAATCTACAATCAAGAGGTCTACACCTTGCTAGGTAAGAAACAAGAGATTCACGTTGAGTATTGGGATACCGAGGGTATCACCTATTACAAATGGGAGTCAGGGCATTTGCAACCTAACAAGGCGTATGACGGCATTCAGCCTCATTTTCGCTACATGGATGAAACTGGACAGGTTCATAATTACAACTGGGAACGAGTGCCGCTCATCGTGTTCAAATACAACGAGAACGAGCAATCGTTCTTGGACCAAGTCAAGTCTATCATCGACAACCTAGAGCTGCAGGCGTCGGTCAATGCGGACTTGCTAGCGGATATTCCTAAATTCATTTATGTGCTAAGAGGCTATTCTGGTGAGCCTTTGAAAGAGTTTCTTTCTAACCTCAATATATACAAAACTATCAAAGTTTTAGACAAAGGCGGTGTTGATAAACTCCAAGCAGACATTAACACAGAGGCCGTTGAGTCAGAAATCGCGCGTAGTCGTAAGATGCTATACGAGGCCGGTCGGGCTATCGACACTCAAGACGAGAACTTAGGTAACGCTAGTGGCCAGGCTCTAAAATGGCGATTTACAGACCTTGATTTAGATGCTAACGATTTTGAGAATGGTCTGCAGAGTGCGATTATTCATTTGATGTGGTTCGTGGTGAATCATATCAAGAACCGGACAGGGCTAGTAGTGGATATGAAGTTGTTCCATTACACCTTCAACCGAGATGTGATCACAAACGAGTCAGAGGCTATTCAAGACGCACAAAACTCTGTTGGTATCTTAGACGCTCGCACGATTCGAGAGCAGCATCCATGGTACACGCCTGAAGTTGAGGCACGACTGGAAGAAGAGAATAAGCAGAATGCTGAGAAGCAGGACGATTATAATTTCAATAGCCATGGACACGACCACCCGCCGGAAGAGGACGAGAAGTCAAAAGAAAAGGAGTGA
- a CDS encoding PBSX family phage terminase large subunit, translated as MMMANKKRMSDFIPKAFHSVWRAAFDPAKLHVVCKGGRGSGKSSDIAHIIVQMIMRYAVNAVCIRKVDRDLQESVFEQIMWAIEEQGVRHLFKINKSPLKITYVPRGNQIIFRGLQDPNRLKSLKSSRFPYAIAWVEELAEFKAEDEIKIVTNSILRGELPEGLFYKFFYTYNPPKRKQSWVNKKYNTALLPSNTFVHHSTYLDNPWISQAFIEEAEATKERSQRAYDWEYGGEAVGSGVSPFENLVFQTISDELYNSFDNIRQGVDFGYANDPLAFVRWHYDKKKRRIYAMDEHYGVKISNRALGEWLKSKGYNQVEITADSAEPKSIDELIYEHGISRVRGAKKGPDSREYGERWLDDLYEIIIDPKRTPNLAREFESADYAVDRDGNPKSKLEEVNDHTIDATRYAFENDMRQPSISTSWD; from the coding sequence ATGATGATGGCGAATAAAAAGCGGATGAGCGACTTTATCCCAAAAGCCTTTCATTCGGTTTGGCGTGCGGCCTTTGACCCTGCCAAGCTACACGTTGTGTGTAAGGGTGGTCGTGGCTCCGGTAAGTCGTCTGACATTGCGCATATCATCGTCCAAATGATAATGCGATACGCGGTGAACGCCGTCTGTATTCGTAAGGTGGACCGCGACCTGCAAGAATCTGTGTTCGAGCAAATCATGTGGGCCATTGAAGAACAGGGCGTGAGACACCTGTTCAAAATCAACAAGTCCCCGCTCAAAATAACTTATGTACCTCGCGGGAATCAAATTATCTTCCGAGGCTTGCAAGATCCTAACCGGCTCAAGTCCTTGAAGTCCAGCCGTTTTCCTTACGCCATTGCTTGGGTGGAAGAGTTGGCCGAGTTTAAGGCTGAGGATGAAATTAAAATTGTGACTAACTCTATCCTTCGTGGCGAATTGCCTGAAGGTCTTTTTTATAAGTTTTTTTACACGTACAATCCGCCCAAACGAAAACAATCCTGGGTTAACAAGAAATACAACACCGCGCTGCTGCCTAGCAATACGTTCGTGCACCACTCGACCTACCTGGACAATCCTTGGATAAGCCAAGCCTTTATCGAGGAAGCGGAGGCCACAAAGGAACGCTCGCAACGTGCCTATGACTGGGAGTATGGTGGAGAGGCAGTCGGGTCAGGGGTATCACCATTCGAGAACTTGGTATTCCAAACCATATCCGACGAGCTATACAATTCGTTTGATAATATCCGCCAAGGTGTGGACTTTGGTTATGCTAACGACCCTCTGGCCTTTGTAAGGTGGCACTACGACAAGAAGAAGCGTCGTATCTATGCCATGGACGAACATTATGGCGTTAAGATTAGCAACCGTGCTCTTGGTGAGTGGCTGAAGAGCAAAGGCTACAACCAGGTCGAAATAACTGCGGATAGTGCCGAGCCAAAGTCCATAGATGAGTTAATCTATGAGCACGGCATATCGCGCGTCAGAGGTGCTAAAAAAGGGCCAGATAGTCGAGAGTATGGTGAACGCTGGCTTGATGATCTGTACGAAATTATCATCGACCCAAAACGCACACCAAACCTCGCAAGAGAGTTTGAGTCTGCTGATTACGCAGTCGACCGAGACGGTAATCCTAAATCTAAACTAGAAGAAGTAAACGACCACACGATTGATGCCACAAGATACGCATTCGAAAACGATATGCGCCAACCTAGCATCTCGACCTCGTGGGATTAA
- a CDS encoding terminase small subunit — protein sequence MTELSLRQKKFADEYIISGNATKSAIEAGYSKKTAESIGSRLLRNVKVSEYISKRAQEVFEERAMSVAEALAISASIARGEIQQGQTKKNVKVYVGDQVEEETVTETVYEFTPTIEERQRSLDHILKVNGAYLDRKEIDVTGMVQFIDDIGIGDDDGE from the coding sequence ATGACGGAATTATCGCTTAGGCAAAAGAAATTCGCCGATGAGTACATCATCAGTGGTAATGCTACTAAATCGGCTATTGAGGCTGGTTATTCGAAGAAAACCGCCGAGAGTATCGGAAGCAGATTGTTGAGAAATGTTAAGGTTTCTGAATACATCAGCAAGCGAGCTCAAGAAGTCTTCGAAGAACGAGCAATGAGTGTCGCCGAGGCCTTGGCTATTTCTGCCAGTATTGCCCGAGGGGAAATTCAGCAAGGGCAGACTAAGAAGAACGTGAAGGTGTATGTTGGTGACCAGGTCGAAGAAGAGACCGTCACGGAGACAGTATATGAATTCACACCGACGATTGAAGAACGTCAACGGTCGCTAGATCATATTCTCAAGGTCAACGGGGCTTACCTAGACCGGAAAGAGATTGACGTTACTGGCATGGTTCAATTCATCGACGACATTGGAATCGGTGATGATGATGGCGAATAA
- a CDS encoding DUF3310 domain-containing protein translates to MAEYKIWYCENFEQYTYLMQRLEERGWIWNNRNLPTEWTPRIVVDVTKEPVYIVGNTGYKCISFSESLESIGLAVDVIRVKIPKADKVDEEAKTESDVIQPGHYNQGDMDLFEIFYHQYPFNEFRTGMRMIAARYYHRYPDKNGLQDYDKGDEVMRRLREYEEREANGR, encoded by the coding sequence ATGGCTGAATATAAAATTTGGTATTGCGAAAACTTTGAACAGTATACATATTTGATGCAACGTCTTGAAGAGAGGGGTTGGATTTGGAACAACCGTAATCTTCCTACTGAATGGACTCCTAGAATCGTCGTCGACGTAACAAAAGAACCTGTCTACATTGTTGGGAATACCGGCTATAAGTGCATCTCGTTCTCTGAATCGTTGGAATCCATTGGCTTGGCAGTTGATGTCATTCGTGTGAAGATACCTAAGGCTGATAAGGTGGATGAGGAAGCAAAGACTGAATCCGACGTAATCCAGCCAGGACATTACAACCAAGGTGACATGGACCTTTTCGAGATTTTCTATCACCAGTATCCGTTCAACGAGTTTAGAACAGGTATGCGGATGATTGCTGCTCGTTACTATCACAGATACCCTGACAAGAACGGACTGCAAGACTACGACAAAGGCGATGAAGTGATGCGCCGACTACGCGAATACGAGGAGCGTGAAGCAAATGGCAGATAA
- the nrdH gene encoding glutaredoxin-like protein NrdH, giving the protein MSNITVYSKPNCMQCEFTKRWLHENGIPYTAYDVTKDELSLDYIKRLGYQNLPVVVVDDGDKHWFGFRPDLLEELKER; this is encoded by the coding sequence ATGAGTAATATTACCGTATATTCAAAGCCAAACTGCATGCAGTGCGAGTTTACTAAGCGCTGGTTACATGAAAACGGCATTCCGTATACCGCCTATGACGTCACGAAAGACGAGCTTAGCTTGGATTATATCAAGCGCCTAGGCTATCAAAATCTACCTGTGGTAGTAGTGGACGATGGCGACAAGCACTGGTTCGGATTCCGACCAGATCTGTTAGAAGAATTGAAGGAGAGATAA
- a CDS encoding MazG-like family protein yields MNDLIEKVNQWFFDRDLAEGDGLGQLQKLHEEIYELAEARIVNDFSAEVDAVGDITVVLIGYCLQRGLTLEQCLASAYDEIKNRTGKVVDGVFVKDE; encoded by the coding sequence ATGAATGATTTAATCGAAAAAGTGAATCAATGGTTCTTTGACCGAGACCTTGCCGAAGGAGATGGCTTAGGTCAACTACAAAAACTGCATGAAGAGATCTATGAGCTGGCCGAAGCTCGTATAGTCAATGATTTCTCTGCTGAGGTGGATGCAGTTGGAGACATCACTGTCGTGCTAATTGGTTACTGTTTACAACGTGGTCTGACCTTGGAGCAATGCCTGGCATCGGCTTATGACGAGATTAAGAACCGTACCGGCAAAGTAGTGGATGGGGTGTTCGTTAAAGATGAGTAA
- a CDS encoding RusA family crossover junction endodeoxyribonuclease — MLEFFIPLKKIPTVTHQQKKAAVKNGKPFFYEDEKLKQARELFMAHLSNYRPDTKLEGAIRLTTKWLFPLTKGKRNGEYKVTKPDTDNLIKLFKDCMTKLGYWHDDAQVASDIIEKFHSEVVGIYVKIESLEMGTWT, encoded by the coding sequence ATGCTAGAGTTCTTCATACCGCTCAAAAAGATTCCGACTGTCACTCATCAGCAAAAGAAGGCAGCAGTCAAAAACGGCAAGCCTTTCTTCTACGAGGACGAAAAGCTCAAGCAGGCAAGAGAGTTATTCATGGCCCATCTGTCGAACTACAGGCCTGATACAAAATTAGAGGGGGCTATTCGGCTCACGACTAAGTGGCTATTCCCTCTGACTAAAGGTAAACGGAATGGCGAGTATAAAGTTACTAAGCCAGACACCGATAATCTCATCAAACTCTTTAAGGATTGCATGACGAAGCTTGGCTATTGGCATGACGATGCTCAGGTGGCTAGCGATATCATCGAGAAGTTCCACAGTGAGGTGGTTGGGATCTATGTAAAAATTGAATCATTGGAGATGGGGACATGGACATGA